The nucleotide sequence CGGGGAGACCGGCACGTCGGCCCGGGCGGCGATGCCGGCAAGCTCGGCGTACCTGTCGAGCCCGGCCGGGGTGCCGAAGAGTTCGACCACCACGCCCGGCACGGCCAGCGCCTCCCGGACCGCCTGCGGCCCCTCGGCCAGGAACCGGCCGGTGGTGTCGCGGTCCCGGCGCCGGTGCAGGCGCCGGGCCGCGACGATCCTCGGGGTGCGTGGCGTGAACAGCCCCTGCTCCGCTCCCCGGACATGGTCAAGGCGCCCCACCTGCGGATTAACCGACATGCGGGACGCCTCGATCGGGTGTCGCGGGGTGGTCAGGCGGCCTGGGCCGACGCGCCACCGGTGCCCTCGGCCGCCACGGCGGCGCGGGCGACCTCGACGATCGCCGCGAAGGCGGTCGGGTCGTTGACGGCGAGGTCGGCCAGGATCTTGCGGTCGACCTCGACGCCGGACAGCTTCAGCCCCTGGATGAGCCGGTTGTAGGTCATCCCGTTGGCGCGGGCCGCCGCGTTGATCCGGGTGATCCACAGCTGCCGGAAGTCGCCCTTGCGGTCGCGCCGGTCCCGGTAGGCGTACTGCATCGAGTGCAGCACCTGCTCCTTGGCCTTGCGGTAGAGCCGGGACCGCTGGCCGCGGTAGCCGCTGGCGGTCTCCAGGACCGTACGGCGCTTCTTCTGGGCATTCACTGACCGCTTGACGCGTGCCATCTCAACTGCTCCTTAGGGTCAAGAGGCGCGCGTCAGCGGCCCAGCAACTTCTTGATTCGCTTGAAATCGGCCTTGGCCACCTCGACGGTGCCGGTGAGCCGGCGGGTCCGGGTGGAGGGCTTCTTCTCCAGGTTGTGCCGGAGGCCGGCCTGCTGGGCGACGATCTTGCCCTTGCCGGTCACCTTGACCCGCTTGCCCATCCCGGTGTGGCTCTTCATCTTCGGCATCTTGGTGCGTCTCTCCCCTGTTACTCGCCGGTGGTTCCGGCGGGTCCGGCCGGGCCGGGCGCCGCCTCGGCGACCGGCGGTGCCTCGGCGGCACCGGCCTCCCGCTCGCGCGGCGAGCCAGCCCTGGCTGCCGTGGCGGCGGCCTTGGTGGCCCGGTGCGGAGCCAGGACCATGATCATGTTGCGACCGTCCTGCTTCGGAGCGGCCTCGACGTACCCCAGTTCCGAGATCTCGGATTCGAGCCGGCGCAGGAGCCGGTAGCCCAGCTCCGGTCGGCTCTGCTCGCGACCGCGGAACATGATCGTCACCTTGACCTTGTCGCCCGCCTTGAGGAACCGCACCACGTGACCCTTCTTGGTCTCGTAGTCGTGCGGATCGATCTTCGGACGAAGCTTCATCTCCTTGATGACGGTCTGTTGCTGGTTACGCCTGGCTTCGCGCGCCTTCAGTGCGGACTCGTATTTGTACTTACCGAAGTCCATGAGCTTGCACACCGGCGGGCGCGCCATCGGCGCAACCTCGACCAGGTCCAGGTCGACGTCCGCGGCCAGCTGCAGGGCTCGCTCCAGCGGGACAATGCCCACCTGCTCGCCCTCAGGGCCGACCAGTCGGACCTCACGTGCCCGGATCTGCTCGTTCACGCGTGGCTCGACGCTGATGGGGCCTCCTCGTGGTGATCCTCACCGGCCGCGCGTCAGCGGTGGCCGGTCCTAACGTCTGCGACCCAAAGCAGAAGGCCCCGGCGCATGCCGGGGCCCGCTCGACCGGTCATCGGCGATCAACGATCGCGCTCCGGATCGGCTGGGCCGAACCGGTTGACCGGACCCGGCCACCGGAGACGGCGACACGGGTGGGAGCAGGCGCTCCGCTTCTTGACCGTCCCGCACCGGCTGGAGATCCAGCACAGCGAGGACAGTGGTCGACCAGAGAAGACTAGCAGGTCAGCCCGCAGGATGCCAAAACGGGCACGCCGGGGCGGTGGTGGTCACTCCGCCGGCTGCGGTGTGGCGGGGCGGGGCTGCTGGTGTGCGGCGTGCAGGGCGCGCAGTCCGCGTACCCCGTCGACGGCCAGCTCCCGGTCCACCGCCTGGAGGGCCAGCACCGGCACCAGCTCGTCGTCGTGCAGTTCCAGGCTGGCCCAGGCCGAACTCCGGTCGAACCGGACCGCCCGGACCACCTCCCAGGGCACGTCGTAGCCCCGGAAGACGTTGCGGACCCGCACCCCCCGGGCGTCCGCCTCGACCCGGGGGCGGGTGAAGAGCAGCACCACGAAGGCACCCAGCACGCCGAGCCCGGCCATCGCGAGCTGGTCGCCACGCTGGAAGGTCGCCGCACCGGCCCCGGTCGAGCCGCGCAGCCCGATGCTCAGCAGGGCGAACATGACCACCAGCGCGGGAGCCAGGATCCAGCAGACCACCCGGATGCGTCGCGGACGCACGGAGACGGTGCCGGGATCGCGGGCGACGGCGGATTCGGTCACGCCGTCCAGTCTGCCATCCGGCACCCGCCGGACCGCCGCCAGCCCGACTTCGCCCAGACGCGGACGGTTCAGGTGGCTGCCGGAGTGCCCCGGGTGGCCCGGCCGGAGACGAGCACCGCGAGCAGGGTCAGCAGCGCGCCGACGAGTACCGGCAGGCTCGCTCCGGGGCCACCCGGGCGCAGGTCGAGCAGGAGCGCTCCGCCCAGCTGCCCGGCGACCAGGGCCAGACCGGTCCGGAGCAGCCCCATCGCGCGGATACCGACCAGCAGCGCGACGGTGATCGTGACGCCGAGCAGGCCGCCGGTGTAGAGATACCACTCGCTCGGCCAGTCGACGGTGCCGAGCTGGGCGAGCGCGCCGATCACCGCCGCCACCGGCAGCATCGCTGCGCTGCTGACCGCGAAGTTGACCGCCGTCGCGGTGGCCGGGTTGGCGACCGTGGAGATCCGGCCGTTCAACGCGCCCTGCACGGCGACGAGGATCCCGCAGACGACACCGAGCAGCAGCAGCCCGAGCGCCAGGTCACCGACCGGCCGGCCGAGCTGGGCCAGCGCCACCGCCGCGATGCCGAGCAGCGCGCCGGCCACCCGGGGCCGGGTCAGCCGCATCCGCCCGGCCGGAGCGAGCCGGGTCCGGTCGACCAACAGGCCGCCGCCGCTGTTCCCGGCCACCTGGGCGATCGTGTAGACCGCCACCCCGAGCACCGGGATGACGTACGTCGCGGCGACGATGAAGAACGCCCCGCAGAGCCCGCCGAGGTACGTCCACCACGGCAGTCGGCTCCGGCGCAGCACCCGCAGACCGGACCGCATCGACGGCAGCGCGAGCAGGCCGAGCAGGACCAGCGCCACACCACCGGCGTTGTTCACCAGTGCCCCGATGATCGGGTTGCCGGTCCGCTCGCCGATCTCCGCGTTGGCCAGGCTCTGCGCCGCCGATCCGACCCCGGCCAGTACGGTCAGCCCGATCGCGGCCCAGCCCGGCAGCACCTTCACCAGCGACACCCCGTCCAGTCGACCCGGCGCGGTGCGACCGCCGGCGACCGGGCGACCGCCGACCGGCCGGGCGGCACAGCGCCGGCCCACAGGGCCGCGGCCCAGCCTCACAGCCGACGACTGCCGCTGTCTGTGATCGAGATCGCTCGACCGACGTGATCTGGGCAGCAGCGCTCCGGTGACTGCCGTCGTTGATCCCCAGGTCCCGAGCGACCTGCGCGGTCGGCTTGCCGGTCTCCCGGACGATCCGCACGGCGCCCTCGCGGAACTCCCGGTCGAACCGCCTCCTCTTCTCAGCCATGACCATCTATCCCTCAGGTCCGGCCTGCATGCTGTCGGGGGGACCTCAAGGTCGGCTCGGACACGACCGGGTTCATGAATCGCGGGGCCCACCAGTTCGCTTCGCCGAGCAGTCGCATGAGGGACGGCAGGACGACCGCGCGGATGATGGTGGCGTCGATCAGAATCGCGGCGGCGAGTCCCACGCCGAGTTGTTTGAACTCGACGATCGACAGCGTGGCGAAGATGCAGAAGACGGCGACCATGATGATCGCGGCGCTGCTGACCGTGGACGCGGATGAGACGATGCCCTGCTCGATCGCCTGCCGGGTCGGTACGCCGTGCTGGACAGCCTCGCGGATGCGGCTCACGACGAACACGTGGTAGTCCATCGAGAGTCCGAAGAGGATGACGAACAGCATCAGCGGTAGCCAGGACACGACCGCGCCGTTGGAGGTGAACCCGAGCAGATCTTCAGCCCAGGTGTGCTGGAACACCAGTACCAGATGGCCGTACGAGGCGGCCACGGAGATTGTGTTGAGCAAGATCGAGGTCAACGCCACCACCACAGACCGGAACGTGACGAGCATGATCAGAAAGGCCATGCCGAGCACGAACGCGACGACCGGCGGCAGCGCCGACGCCATGCGGTCGCGGAAGTCGGCATCGCTCGCGGTACGGCCGGCCACCGCCCACTCCGTGTTCGGAACCGTGCCGACCGTCTGCGGCAGCAGTAAGGTGCGCAACCGGTGCAGCGACTGGGTCGCCTCGCTGCTGTCGCTGGCGCCCGCTACGCGGACGGTGGCCAGGAAGACCGTGCCGTCGGCGGACCTGCGCGCCGTCGGGGGGCGGTCCTGGGCAAACCGGCTGTCCCCCTTGATCCGCGCGGCCAGCGCCGCGATCTCGCGCTGGACAGCTGGTCCGCCCGCGGCGTCGGTGCGGATCGCGATGACGTGGCTGGTGCCCAGGTCGTTGCTCGGGAACGCCTGCGCCAGGTGATCGTAGGTGCGCAGGATCGGAATCGAGCGGGGCAGGTCGGTGGCGGTCGGCCGCTTGAGGTTCATGTCCAGCGCCGGGATGGCGACGGCGACCAGGACGCCGACGGAGATCACGAACGTCGCCAGCGGCGCGCGCAGCGCCGGGCGCAGGACCGCCGCCCAGAAGCGGCTACGCTCCGCCCTTTGCATTCGCCGACCGAGGAAGGGCACTCGTGGCCGGTCCACCCAGCGTCCGAGGGCGACCAGAATCGCGGGCAGGACGGTGAGGGACCCGATCACCGCCACCCCGACGACCAGGATCGAGCCGGTGGCCATCGAGCTGAACGTGTTGTCGCCGACCAGGAACAGGCTTGCCATGGCGGTCACGACGGCGACGCCGGAGACAAGTACCGCGTGCCCCGAGGTGGCGGCGGCGATCTCGACCGCGCTGCGATGGTCGAGCCCGCGTGCTCGTTCCTCCCGCTCCCGGCGCAGGTAGAACAGCGAGTAGTCGACGCCGACCGCCATGCCGATGAGCAGGATGATGCTGCTGACCAGTTCCCCGGCCGGGAAGATGTGTGAGGCGAACTGTGCCAGCCCGATGGCACCGGCAACGGCCGACAACGCCAGCACGACGGGCACTCCGGCGGCGATCAACGCGCCGAAGCTGATCAGCAGGATCACCAGCGCGACCGGCACGCTGATCAGCTCCGCCTTGACGAAATCCGCCGCCAGCGTCTCGGTCAGCGCCTTCGCCAGGGACGCCGACCCCACCTGTTCCACCAACAGGTCGGGATACCGCTGCTGCGCCTGTGTGGTGACCTCCAGCAAAGGTCCCACTCGTGCGTCAGCGTCGTTCGCCGAACCGGCCATCTCGACCTCAACCAGCAAGGCGCCGCGGTCCAGCGAGACAACCGGGTCAGCCACCTTCGCCACTTGGGACAACGCACGCATCTGCGCCGACAGGTCGGCCACCACGGCCTGAGCCCGTTGGACATCGAGATCGCCGCTCCGCTCCGTGATCAGGACGCTCTCCGCTGCCGGGGCCTCCGGGAACGCGCCGGCCTGCTCGATGCGGTCCGCGCGGGCCAGTTCCCCGTGCAGGCTGTCCTGCGTGGTGGCTTTCACCGTGCCGACCAGGCTGCCACCGACCACGCTGGCGACCACGAAACACAGCCATGCGGTGATCGCGAGCCAGGGATGATTGGCACTCCATCGGCCGACCCGCGTCGTGAATGGCACGCGGACGGCATGCCGCCGCCGCCCCGCCGGTGCTTGGGTCTCGGCTCCCGGCATCACCGGCCGTCCTCCGGCTGCCGCGGGGTTCCGTACGCGACGCCGCGTACGGCGCGAGCCGAGTTACCGACCCCGGAGTGCCCGTACGGCTCGACGAGTGTGCCCACACCGAGCCGTTCCATCAGAATGGTCACCAATCCGACCAGGCCGCCCTGGGGCGGGTCAGACTCCTTCACCAATAGACCAGCGCGCATCGGCACGTGCCACAAACGGATCATGCTGAGGACGTTATGAACCCACCACGGCCCGGACCATGAGGTCGACCGCCGACCTCAGCCGGCCGACCTCAGCCGCCGGGGTGCGGAGACCCGCACCCCCTACCGAACGCCTCAAAGCGAGGCCGCTTGAGCTGAGGAACGAGGCTCCCCCGACAGTGTGGAGGCCGGACCTGAGGGGATAGATGGTCATCGCTGAGACGCTTGCCACCGGGACCGGCCCCGAACGCGGCGTCATCGACCCGGCGGCGACAATCACCCGGTGGCGCAACGCAGGGCCCGCCGGGCGGGCGGGCACGGGTCGACCCGGCCGTGTCCGTGTGGCCTGGGACCGGCGTACGAGGAGTGCTGCGGTGCGCTGCACCAGGGGCGTACCGTCGCGGCGACCGCCGAGGCGCTGATGCGCTCGCGGTTCAGCGCGTTCGCGCTGGGCGACTCCGGTTATCTGCTCCGGACCTGGCACTCCAGCACCCGGCCGGAACGGCTGGTGCTGGACCCGGCGAACCGGTGGACCCGGCTCGACGTCCTCGACAGCGAACGGGGCGGGATGTTCGACAGCACCGGCACCGTCGAGTTCCGGGCACACTACCGGCGCTCGGGCCGCCCCGGTGAGCTGCACGAACGCAGCCGGTTCGGCCGCGAGGACGGCCAGTGGCGCTACCTCGGGGCCGAGTAGCCGACGAACCCGCTGGCCCGTGGCGAAACCGCGACCGTACGGTGAGCCGGATGACGGGGCCGTTCGTGCCAGGACTGCGACTGTGCCGGCTCTTCTACACCGAGGCGGTACGTCCGCTGCTCGCCGAGGCGTACCCGGATCTGCCGCACGCGGCGGCCCGGCTCGGCCCCGGGTCGGAGGTGCTCGGCTTCGACACCGCGCGCTCGGTCGACCACGACTGGGGCCCCCGGCTGACCCTGTTCCTCTCCCCCGACGACCTCGCCCGGTACGGCGAGCGCATCCGTACGCTGCTGGCCGAGCGGCTGCCGAAGCAGGTCGACGGCTGGCCGACGCACTTCGTCGCGGCGGCGGGCCGGTCCCGGGTGCCGGCCCTGACCGACGGACCCGTCGCGCATCTGGTGCAGGTCACCGAGGTGGGTGCCTGGTGTGCGGCGCAACTGGGCTTCGATCCGCGGTCGGGTGTCGACACCTTCGACTGGTTGGCCACCCCGGCGCAACTGCTGGCCGAGGCGACCGGCGGGGCGGTCTTCGCCGACGACCTCGGTGAGCTGACCCTGCTGCGGGAGCGCCTGCACTGGTATCCGGACGACGTCTGGCGCTATCTGCTGGCCTGCCAGTGGGGCCGGATCGGCCAGGAGGAGCCGTTCGTGGGGCGGACCGCCGAGGCCAGGTCGGAGGTGGGCAGCCGGGTGTTGGCCGCCCGGCTGGTCCGGGACGTGATGCGGCTCTGCCTGCTGCTGGCCCGGCGGTACGCGCCGTACGGCAAGTGGCTGGGCACTGCCTTCGAGGCCCTGTCCGAGCCGGTGTCGGTCGTCGTCGCGGGCGCGCTGGACGAGGCGCTGACGACCGGGGACGCCGGGGCGCGACAGTCGGCGCTCTGCACCGCCTACGAGGCGGCCGGCGGGTGGCAGAACCGGCTCGGGCTGGCCGAGCCGGTGGAGGCGACGCGGCGGTGGTTCCACGACCGGCCGTACCCGGTCATCGACGCCGAGCGGTTCGCCGCCGCCCTGCTGGCCCGGATCTCCGACCCCGGGATCGCCGCGCTGCCGCCCGTCGGCGGGATCGACCAGTACGTGGACAGCACCCCGGCACTGACCGGTGCTGTCTGGGGCCATCAGTTCCGCCGGACGATCATTCGGGCCTGGGTGGGGCCGTTCGAATAGCCCGGATATGACCGGATACGACCCGGCCCCGAGTTGTCGGGTCGACTCGGGGCCGGGCATTCTCCGGGGCGCTACCCCGGCGCATGCCCGGTCACCGGATGGGTAGGTCGGTGCCGATCCGGGCGAGGTTGTCCGGGCCGCAGTACAGGGCGGCCCGGACCGCGGCCCAGGAGACGGTGGGGGCACGTCGGCAGCGTTGGTCGTCGCGGGCGATCTTCGAGATCAGCACCAGCCGCTGCTGGGCTTCGTTCAGCCGGGCCTGCCGGTCCAGCAGGGCTTGCTGTGTCGCCGCCAACTCCGCTTCGAGCCGGTCGACCTGCTGGGTCAGGGTCGGCGGTGGGTCCGGTTCCGGATCACTGGCGAACGATCGGAGTTGCACAGGTCTCCTCTCCTCGGTCTGGTCGAGGGCCGCCACCGGGCGCCGGAAGACTTCAAGACCGGCAGCGGCCCTCGCCTTTGCTGGCACCCCGCTCGACCGCCCAGTTGGCCACCCGGCCGGGGGCCGTGCCCGGCATCGTCTCCCGATTCATGAGTGCTAGTCAAGTGGGTCTAGCTGATCGGACTCTTGTCAAAAGGGTAGACCCGGCCGTGTCTAGGTTGCCTCGCATGGCGAGCGGGCCGGGCGAGTTGATGGGGCCGTACGAGATCGCGGAGTATCTCGGCGTGACCCGGCAGCGGTTCCAGCAGATCGCGCGCAGACCTGGCTTCCCAGCTCCGTACCAGGAACTGCGCGGGATGAAGGTCTACCTTGCCGCGGAGATCCGCGCGTGGACCAAAGAGAACCGGCCACCCCGACCAGGCGACGGGGACGAGCCAGGCTGACCCGGCGCCACTGCCGGCACATTCCGGGCGGCCCGCACCCTGACGGCCGACCGCCGTCAGCCTTTGAGATCAGCACCAGCCGCGCTTCGTGCAGCCGGGCCTGCCGGTCCAGCAGGGCCCGCTGGGTCGCCGCCAACTCCACTCTGAGCCGGTCGACCTGCTGGATCAGGGTCGGCGGTTGGTCCGGTTCCGGATCACTGGCGAACGAACGGAGCTGCACAGGTCTCCCCTCCTCGGTCTGGTCGAGGGCCGCCACCGGGCGCCGGAGGACTTCATAGACCGGCAGCGGCCCTCACCTTCGTTGGCGCCCCGCCCGACCGCCCAGTTGGCCACCCGGCCGGGGGCCGCACCCCAGATCGTCCCCTACCCCTTAGGGCATGGTCAAGAGGCCACCCCGTGTCAGCCAGGCCGAACAGGGTACCCCGCAGGGTGTCTACCTTCCGGGCCATGGCCAAGATGCCGCCACCCGACGAGTTGGTCGGGACGCAGGAGATCGGGATTCTGCTGGGCACCGGGAAGTCCCGGACCAAGCAGCTCATCGCGTCGCGGTCTTTCCCGGAGCCATACGTCCGGCTGGCTGCTGGCGGAATCTGGCTGAAGTCCGACGTGCTGGCCTGGGCCAAGGAGCACCGGAGGGCGCGGCCAACCCGGGTCGACGAGGACGAGCCAGGCTGATCCGGGAGGCCATCCAGACGGCTAGGTCGGCTTCACGCCGGGTGAATCACGATGACGCTGGACATCGATGCTTGACGTTGAATATATTTCGATCGATGCACCGAAATGTTTCAACGTCCAGCACCGCCGCCACCGCCGGCATCTCCACCACCGGCAGGCGGGACCTGCCGCGCAAAGAGGAGCCCTGATGCCCCCTGCACGTTCCCGGCCGACGAGCCTGTACGCCGTGCTCGCCGCCGCCGCTCTGACCGTGACCGCCAGCGCGGTCGCCCTCACCGTCGCGGCCCCGCCGGTCGCCGCCGCGGCCTGCAACGGCTACGTGGCGCTCACCTACGACGACGGTCCGAACCCCGGCACCACCAACTCGCTGCTCAACGCGTTGCGCCAGGCCGGCGCCCGGGCCACCTTCTTCAACATGGGTCAGCGGGTCCAGCAGAACGCCGCGCTGGTACGCGCCCAGCAGCAGGCCGGGCACTGGATCGGCAACCACAGCTGGAGTCACCCGCACATGACCCAGCTCAGCACCGCGCAGATGACCTCGGAGATCAGCCAGACGCAGCAGGCCATCCAGCAGGCCACCGGGACGGCACCGAACCTGTTCCGGCCGCCGTACGGCGAGACCAACGCGACGCTGCGTTCCGTGCAGGCCCAGTTCGGCCTGACCGAGGTGCTGTGGAGCGTGGACTCGCAGGACTGGAACGGCGCGAGCACCGCGCAGATCGTGCAGGCCGCCAACAGCCTCCAGAA is from Micromonospora sp. WMMD1102 and encodes:
- a CDS encoding DMT family transporter; this encodes MKVLPGWAAIGLTVLAGVGSAAQSLANAEIGERTGNPIIGALVNNAGGVALVLLGLLALPSMRSGLRVLRRSRLPWWTYLGGLCGAFFIVAATYVIPVLGVAVYTIAQVAGNSGGGLLVDRTRLAPAGRMRLTRPRVAGALLGIAAVALAQLGRPVGDLALGLLLLGVVCGILVAVQGALNGRISTVANPATATAVNFAVSSAAMLPVAAVIGALAQLGTVDWPSEWYLYTGGLLGVTITVALLVGIRAMGLLRTGLALVAGQLGGALLLDLRPGGPGASLPVLVGALLTLLAVLVSGRATRGTPAAT
- the infC gene encoding translation initiation factor IF-3, which encodes MNEQIRAREVRLVGPEGEQVGIVPLERALQLAADVDLDLVEVAPMARPPVCKLMDFGKYKYESALKAREARRNQQQTVIKEMKLRPKIDPHDYETKKGHVVRFLKAGDKVKVTIMFRGREQSRPELGYRLLRRLESEISELGYVEAAPKQDGRNMIMVLAPHRATKAAATAARAGSPREREAGAAEAPPVAEAAPGPAGPAGTTGE
- a CDS encoding YchJ family metal-binding protein; translation: MAQRRARRAGGHGSTRPCPCGLGPAYEECCGALHQGRTVAATAEALMRSRFSAFALGDSGYLLRTWHSSTRPERLVLDPANRWTRLDVLDSERGGMFDSTGTVEFRAHYRRSGRPGELHERSRFGREDGQWRYLGAE
- the rplT gene encoding 50S ribosomal protein L20, with amino-acid sequence MARVKRSVNAQKKRRTVLETASGYRGQRSRLYRKAKEQVLHSMQYAYRDRRDRKGDFRQLWITRINAAARANGMTYNRLIQGLKLSGVEVDRKILADLAVNDPTAFAAIVEVARAAVAAEGTGGASAQAA
- a CDS encoding DNA-binding protein, whose amino-acid sequence is MAKMPPPDELVGTQEIGILLGTGKSRTKQLIASRSFPEPYVRLAAGGIWLKSDVLAWAKEHRRARPTRVDEDEPG
- a CDS encoding DUF4037 domain-containing protein → MTGPFVPGLRLCRLFYTEAVRPLLAEAYPDLPHAAARLGPGSEVLGFDTARSVDHDWGPRLTLFLSPDDLARYGERIRTLLAERLPKQVDGWPTHFVAAAGRSRVPALTDGPVAHLVQVTEVGAWCAAQLGFDPRSGVDTFDWLATPAQLLAEATGGAVFADDLGELTLLRERLHWYPDDVWRYLLACQWGRIGQEEPFVGRTAEARSEVGSRVLAARLVRDVMRLCLLLARRYAPYGKWLGTAFEALSEPVSVVVAGALDEALTTGDAGARQSALCTAYEAAGGWQNRLGLAEPVEATRRWFHDRPYPVIDAERFAAALLARISDPGIAALPPVGGIDQYVDSTPALTGAVWGHQFRRTIIRAWVGPFE
- a CDS encoding PH domain-containing protein; translation: MTESAVARDPGTVSVRPRRIRVVCWILAPALVVMFALLSIGLRGSTGAGAATFQRGDQLAMAGLGVLGAFVVLLFTRPRVEADARGVRVRNVFRGYDVPWEVVRAVRFDRSSAWASLELHDDELVPVLALQAVDRELAVDGVRGLRALHAAHQQPRPATPQPAE
- a CDS encoding DNA-binding protein, translated to MASGPGELMGPYEIAEYLGVTRQRFQQIARRPGFPAPYQELRGMKVYLAAEIRAWTKENRPPRPGDGDEPG
- a CDS encoding polysaccharide deacetylase family protein: MPPARSRPTSLYAVLAAAALTVTASAVALTVAAPPVAAAACNGYVALTYDDGPNPGTTNSLLNALRQAGARATFFNMGQRVQQNAALVRAQQQAGHWIGNHSWSHPHMTQLSTAQMTSEISQTQQAIQQATGTAPNLFRPPYGETNATLRSVQAQFGLTEVLWSVDSQDWNGASTAQIVQAANSLQNGGVILMHDGYQSTINAVSQIVTNLANRNLCPGMISPSTGRAVAPDGTNPPTNPPTNPPTNPPTNPPTNPPTNPPTQGPGGCSATVSLNSWNGGFVATVQVTAGSSGTNGWSVGMTLPSGATVTNAWNANRSGTSGAVTFTNVNYNGRIAAGGSTEFGFQGTGSGTGMSPTCTAS
- a CDS encoding MMPL family transporter, with protein sequence MPGAETQAPAGRRRHAVRVPFTTRVGRWSANHPWLAITAWLCFVVASVVGGSLVGTVKATTQDSLHGELARADRIEQAGAFPEAPAAESVLITERSGDLDVQRAQAVVADLSAQMRALSQVAKVADPVVSLDRGALLVEVEMAGSANDADARVGPLLEVTTQAQQRYPDLLVEQVGSASLAKALTETLAADFVKAELISVPVALVILLISFGALIAAGVPVVLALSAVAGAIGLAQFASHIFPAGELVSSIILLIGMAVGVDYSLFYLRREREERARGLDHRSAVEIAAATSGHAVLVSGVAVVTAMASLFLVGDNTFSSMATGSILVVGVAVIGSLTVLPAILVALGRWVDRPRVPFLGRRMQRAERSRFWAAVLRPALRAPLATFVISVGVLVAVAIPALDMNLKRPTATDLPRSIPILRTYDHLAQAFPSNDLGTSHVIAIRTDAAGGPAVQREIAALAARIKGDSRFAQDRPPTARRSADGTVFLATVRVAGASDSSEATQSLHRLRTLLLPQTVGTVPNTEWAVAGRTASDADFRDRMASALPPVVAFVLGMAFLIMLVTFRSVVVALTSILLNTISVAASYGHLVLVFQHTWAEDLLGFTSNGAVVSWLPLMLFVILFGLSMDYHVFVVSRIREAVQHGVPTRQAIEQGIVSSASTVSSAAIIMVAVFCIFATLSIVEFKQLGVGLAAAILIDATIIRAVVLPSLMRLLGEANWWAPRFMNPVVSEPTLRSPRQHAGRT
- the rpmI gene encoding 50S ribosomal protein L35, with amino-acid sequence MPKMKSHTGMGKRVKVTGKGKIVAQQAGLRHNLEKKPSTRTRRLTGTVEVAKADFKRIKKLLGR